CAAAACGAAAAACAGAAACATGCCATAGATGAATCACGTGAAGGCCCCACAAAAACTCTACCGATCCAATCGTCCAGAAAGCTAAAGCTGGTGAAAATGTGACATCGTCCTTCAAAATAGAACAATTCACCTCTAACTCAAAACATTCCTTTTCTTAAATCAAACCAATATACAAAATATTAATACCTGTGGTTTTCATTTTGTTTGACTGATACAAAAATAATAATCTCTTCATGATTCCCATCTTGTACCCAAAAAATATACCCACAAGAAACCTATATACAAAATGATATAGAAACTTATACAATGCTCTGAGTTGGAGGAACGGGAAGGGGGTTCGGAAGCTTGAAGTTTTCTGTTTTGATAAATGAACCTACTAACATATCCATATGGCTGCTAATCACAGCCCGAATGTGGTAACCCTCCGATTGAATGGCTGTTTTTTGTTTCTCAAAGTAATCACGGGTGTCCATTTTCATCTCGTCGTTTGATCTGCGCCAAATCACAATTACAGGTTGAGTTTTAGTGAATTCACACCATTTATTTACGGAAACTTGTAAAATCACGAATAAAAAGTGTTTTGGGTCAATCCAACCTGAGTCGTCTTATTAGTTATGACCCATTACCCAACCATATTTATTACCGCAAAACACCTTGATGTAAACAGACAACATTACCTCATGATCAACTTTGACCAACCGACACATCCAGCTGACTTAAGGTCCTCAATGGTGGCGTCCCGTCGCTTCTCAGGCTTCCTTGATAACAAAATCAATGGCCATCCACTAGATTCAAGTTTTATGTACAAATCAACCAAGAAAACATGCTTCATATGTTTTGCCTCTCTAACACAATCATCATAACCGTATCGATTGTATCTGCACGATACACATTATACAAAATGGTAATTAATTTCTTAGTACATAGATTTTGTAACTcctatttttataaaacgaaGATAAACAGAATCGCCGATTACCCATACAACAACGGGTTGGAACCGAAATAGTTGGCAGGAAGGAAGTCGTCTACATCCATTAACACCGCATCATGACCGTCATCATTTGGTGTAATCCCATTGAAATACTTCTCAACTAATGACACTGAGCTGTTCAATTCTCTCATGTAACGACCTTCGTTTATGTACTTAACCGCAACATCCTTGCAAAATTCAGGCAAAGAATAATGCGCTTCAAAGTTATTAATCTCCGCGTTTAAAGCAGCCATTTTGCAATAATCATGATGATCattatgattatgattataatcatgacgatgatgatgatgatcggaTTTGATGGCTTCAACAACTCCAGCTTCCCTACTTTGACATGACTGTAACATTACAGTCAATGCAGTAAGCAAAGTCATCAACAATACTCCGACTATCACGAGTGCGCCAACGAACACAGTTGCGGCAA
Above is a window of Helianthus annuus cultivar XRQ/B chromosome 14, HanXRQr2.0-SUNRISE, whole genome shotgun sequence DNA encoding:
- the LOC110904820 gene encoding uncharacterized protein At2g39920 → MSAYGHQMEQEYSARGLSSEDGSDMGSQFRMESVIYMSSFAATVFVGALVIVGVLLMTLLTALTVMLQSCQSREAGVVEAIKSDHHHHRHDYNHNHNDHHDYCKMAALNAEINNFEAHYSLPEFCKDVAVKYINEGRYMRELNSSVSLVEKYFNGITPNDDGHDAVLMDVDDFLPANYFGSNPLLYGYNRYGYDDCVREAKHMKHVFLVDLYIKLESSGWPLILLSRKPEKRRDATIEDLKSAGCVGWSKLIMRSNDEMKMDTRDYFEKQKTAIQSEGYHIRAVISSHMDMLVGSFIKTENFKLPNPLPVPPTQSIV